Proteins from one Cyclopterus lumpus isolate fCycLum1 chromosome 11, fCycLum1.pri, whole genome shotgun sequence genomic window:
- the crabp2b gene encoding cellular retinoic acid-binding protein 2b, whose product MDVEKKTTDFSGKWKMKSSENFEDLLKVLGVNVFLRKIAVRAASSPAVEITQQDESLSIKTSTSVRTTHVSFTVGQSFNEATVDGRPCTSFPKWETDSKISCEQTVQKGDGPKTAWTRELTNDGELILTMIAGEVVCTRLYERE is encoded by the exons ATGGACGTGGAGAAGAAAACCACAGATTTCTCAGGGAAATGGAAAATGAAGTCTTCGGAAAATTTCGAGGATCTCTTGAAAGTGCTGG gtgtgaatgtgttccTGAGGAAGATTGCAGTGAGAGCGGCCTCCAGCCCGGCAGTGGAAATCACCCAGCAGGATGAGAGTCTGTCCATCAAGACATCCACCAGCGTCCGTACCACCCATGTCTCCTTCACCGTGGGGCAGTCCTTCAACGAGGCCACGGTGGATGGACGGCCCTGCACG AGTTTTCCTAAGTGGGAAACAGACAGCAAGATCAGCTGTGAACAGACTGTACAGAAAGGCGACGGGCCCAAAACAGCATGGACCCGAGAGCTGACCAACGATGGAGAACTGATACTG ACGATGATTGCAGGAGAAGTCGTCTGCACCAGGCTTTACGAGAGGGAATGA
- the scamp3 gene encoding secretory carrier-associated membrane protein 3 isoform X1, protein MSKYTSFPEPMDDHNPFQDPAVTQHSSNTGYATLDLYNPFDNTTGPPPPYEATSPSAPSVPAQTPPSRTTPTEPRNYGSYTSQTAVNATTAELLRKQEELEKKARELERRERELESHSLGPGASRQNNWPPLPSFCPVGPCFYQDINVEITQRFQRTVTFMYYFWMLCTCALLFNLISSLAMFCVDPSGGVGLGLAILWALLFAPCSFICWYRPVYKAFRSDSSFNFFVFFFVFFAQVVVSVIMTIGIPGWGFSGWIVSLAALKTSVPVGAIMMMNAVLFTAQAAMGVVMLKKVHSLYRQTDASFQKAQAEFATGVMSNQAVRQAATSAATSAATSAAQGAFTAPR, encoded by the exons ATGTCAAAATACACGAGCTTCCCAGAGCCGATGGACGACCACAACCCTTTCCAA GACCCTGCAGTGACTCAACACAGCAGCAACACAGGATACGCCACCCTGGACCTGTACAACCCTTTTGATAATACTACTGGG cctcctcctccatatGAAGccacctctccctctgctccatCTGTGCCTGCACAGACCCCACCCAGTAGGACAACACCCACTGAGCCTCGCAACTATGGCTCCTATACCTCGCAG ACTGCGGTGAATGCCACCACAGCAGAGCTCTTGaggaagcaggaggagctggagaagaaaGCTCGGGAgctggagagaagagagagggagctcGAGTCACACAGCCTGGGTCCGGGAGCCT CCCGTCAGAATAACTGGCCCCCGTTGCCTTCATTCTGCCCGGTGGGCCCCTGCTTCTACCAGGACATCAATGTGGAGATCACTCAGCGCTTCCAGCGCACCGTCACCTTCATGTACTACTTCTGGATGT TATGCACTTGTGCGCTGCTCTTCAACCTCATCTCCTCCCTGGCCATGTTCTGTGTGGACCCCTCGGGTGGTGTCGGCCTGGGCCTAGCCATCCTGTGGGCCCTCCTCTTCGCCCCCTGCTCCTTCATCTGCTGGTACCGTCCTGTGTACAAAGCCTTCAG GAGTGACAGCTCCTTCaatttctttgtcttcttctttgttttctttgcccAAGTGGTCGTCTCCGTCATCATGACCATTGGTATCCCTGGGTGGGGTTTCAG CGGGTGGATCGTGAGCCTGGCTGCTCTGAAGACCAGCGTCCCCGTCGGTGCGATCATGATGATGAATGCCGTCCTCTTCACTGCCCAAGCCGCCATGGGGGTTGTCATGCTGAAGAAG GTCCACAGCCTGTACAGGCAGACCGATGCCAGCTTTCAGAAGGCCCAGGCCGAGTTCGCCACCGGAGTCATGTCCAATCAGGCCGTACGACAGGCCGCCACCAGCGCAGCCACCAGTGCTGCCACCAGCGCTGCCCAGGGGGCCTTCACTGCTCCTCGATAG
- the ciarta gene encoding circadian associated repressor of transcription a: protein MQFCSDKKMNSLGNSSKWPSYDSLSSTSSHLFSESEQTEDEADVFSEGEGDSGIRKSLTGDNGITLFPARSDQLHLRTKSDGPERCPADAKRPDPASSHGAATLGSSSATPGDRAFAQKCADLRRFIGPLLELLHGLKTGRFDKGLSSFQQSVAIDRLQRILGILQRPEMGEKYLQNLLQIEMMLKIWFPRVAYQSTDIPSETTTPRVRPHWCQNQLHMPVKKRKLSWSDRDDPSKVPTKHKHYQHGSCQAATPVATVSTCLPGSPKKQRASEEGAVEPAEHEFTYSTTVTLNRPFSSCGKRENENRKPSELPLPCPCESLATQDSSVSSSDIMITTYST from the exons ATGCAGTTCTGCTCCGACAAGAAG ATGAATTCATTGGGCAACTCTTCCAAATGGCCATCTTATGATTCGCTGAGCTCCACCTCGAGCCATCTCTTCAGTGAGAGTGAGCAGACTGAGGATGAAGCGGATGTCTTCTCAGAGGGAGAAGGGGATAGTGGAATAAGAAAGAGTCTCACTGGCGACAACGGAATAACACTCTTCCCAGCTCGTTCAGACCAACTGCACTTGAGGACTAAGAGCGACGGGCCTGAACGCTGCCCTGCCGATGCTAAGCGTCCCGACCCGGCCTCTTCTCATGGAGCTGCCACGCTAGGCTCATCTTCAGCGACACCTGGGGACCGGGCCTTCGCGCAGAAA TGTGCAGATTTGCGGAGGTTTATTGGTCCTTTGCTGGAACTTCTACATGGGCTAAAGACCGGACGATTTGACAAGG GTCTATCAAGTTTCCAGCAGAGTGTTGCCATAGACAGATTGCAGAGGATTCTTGGAATTCTACAGAGGCCGGAAATGGG tgaGAAATACCTCCAAAACCTGCTGCAGATAGAGATGATGCTCAAAATATGGTTCCCTCGGGTGGCATATCAGTCCACAGATATACCAAGCGAGACCACCACTCCCAGAGTCCGACCACACTGGTGTCAAAACCAGCTCCACATGCCAGTGAAG AAAAGAAAGCTGAGCTGGTCAGACCGCGATGACCCCAGCAAAGTCCCAACAAAGCACAAGCACTATCAACATGGGAGCTGCCAGGCTGCGACTCCAGTTGCCACCGTTTCCACATGTCTACCAGGATCACCTAAGAAGCAGAGAGCTTCTGAGGAAGGAGCAGTAGAACCAGCTGAGCATGAGTTTACGTACAGCACCACGGTCACTTTAAACAGGCCATTTTCTTCATGTGgcaagagagaaaatgagaatcGGAAGCCGTCTGAGCTTCCTCTGCCCTGCCCTTGTGAAAGCCTGGCCACACAGGACAGctctgtgtcctctagtgaCATCATGATTACAACTTACTCAACTTAG
- the mrps21 gene encoding 28S ribosomal protein S21, mitochondrial, with translation MSKHLRFFARTIMVQDGNVDAAYKTLNRVLTQDGIIESVKRKRYFEKPCRERQRKNFENCRRIYNTEMARKITFISRTNREDPWLGC, from the exons ATGTCGAAGCACCTTCGCTTCTTCGCGCGGACAATTATGGTCCAGGACGGCAACGTTGATGCGGCGTACAAGACTTTAAACAG GGTCCTGACTCAGGATGGAATTATTGAGTCAGTGAAACGCAAGCGCTACTTTGAGAAGCCGTGCCGTGAGCGACAGCGGAAGAACTTCGAGAACTGCAGGCGGATCTACAACACGGAAATGGCCAGGAAAATTACCTTCATCTCCAGGACAAACAGAGAGGATCCCTGGCTCGGCTGCTAG
- the rprd2a gene encoding regulation of nuclear pre-mRNA domain-containing protein 2a, with the protein MAAGAGAASGGSLDSTLEKKFRGVSNTMDSIQGLSTWCIDNKKYHSLIVRHWMKCLRKSDTSHRLNLFFVANDVIQNCKRKNAIVYRTAFAEMLPEAFLLVNNEGDPKVIKSVERILSIWEERGVYSGTLITELRSSLVKEESPPETPVEQKTPVESKADLHSKIVAEFVPQALVEELSKYKKSLEEVDRREKQLAAMRIDICSSDALKRLKDKAGGKKFSKDFEEGSAQLQEFVKFFDKQIETGPPVMEALRNADIFYEMQYKEVKIVANAYQTFANRVSHLKRKLDALKANLPDLDESPIPSPSADAPSPTGSESPFRGLEMAHPDSDLDGCAMDDEAEPPAPSPLSSPGGSPKRTATLGQSDNREVEDMELSEEEIDGGGIIVEEQSECRTNPKMSTSKTETSVAIEQLVIQVTAPVAPPAPAPVAAPVAAPVAAPVAAPVAAPVAAPVAAPVVASVAVPVAAPAASVESVDLGKIGSILNSLNSVMKNTGPSVESPPAAAPSGSSLKTTPAVSVASQDASSLVNLLSKVDVSPADLIGALSKVQGITSLLKSPTANVPSDSSRTGKIPPSPSSTAASAVPSQSRSLSSVAPELSSHSSPAPQSTRSQAPSQTSNPASALVQALHREMDLTTDPEPSLSSKSLESKIHNFLQGNPAFNAFGIGLSKNPVPGGDNLSPVTGTDTQGGTPVRDEGGGTPTQDEIMDKHVAVPFTSNTHQSSVGETLKTAPTAYQNSSQQSCNNPQPPAHLQPDGAQNGQVYQPYQYGKHNMSEHGITVPVAHYQQLSAQTGGPMPGEGAPGSASGSQTMEDFQRVGERGWYGDANPEGNSQQPRGYNVTAPGGAGENNRSGLYPYQADHFQEPQEFPSQQGAITSPDFFRSTLPPVPKFPPPPRVFDGPPPATSSMMMMPPKQQQQQPGPSAGRGRGEGAGTRGDSVISGMVVHDHQHKSIFHPDDSLYDCERPHPEDFPPHPDDLRYQDELRHRDGLFFPDEAYHHPDDPYYGPGNPPHHFPRGRGRLTPPHSPSEEPYYNPDYQRHSPPPPHYAPRRPPPHFEIHHPGLRPPHRPPLPAHHPHPRGPPRAPFPRFHGPNPRLRGKRPGPRGGGNPGPMFPPKRPFPPPRY; encoded by the exons ATGGCAGCGGGAGCGGGGGCCGCTTCTGGCGGCTCTCTGGACTCCACTCTGGAGAAGAAGTTTCGAGGTGTTTCCAACACGATGGATTCCATTCAAGGACTTTCGACGTGGTGCATCGACAACAAGAAGTACCACAGCCTGATTGTGCGACACTGGATGAAGTGTTTGAGGAAAT CTGATACCTCACACAGACTCAACCTGTTTTTCGTCGCCAACGATGTCATTCAGAACTGTAAAAGGAAAAATGCCATTGTTTACCGTACGGCGTTCGCCGAGATGCTCCCCGAAGCCTTCTTGCTGGTCAA CAATGAAGGTGACCCCAAAGTAATTAAATCGGTCGAGAGGATACTGTCCATCTGGGAGGAAAGGGGTGTGTATTCAGGGACGCTTATTACTGAGCTCAGGAGTAGCTTAGTCAAAGAGGAGTCCCCCCCCGAGACACCTGTAGAGCAAAAAA ctccaGTTGAGTCCAAAGCAGATCTACACTCGAAGATTGTTGCAGAGTTTGTG CCCCAAGCACTAGTCGAGGAACTATCCAAGTACAAGAAgtctctggaggaggtggaccGGAGAGAAAAACAGCTGGCAGCTATGAGGATCGACATCTGCAGCTCTGATGCCCTTAAGAGACTCAAAG ATAAGGCCGGAGGAAAGAAATTTTCAAAGGACTTTGAAGAAGGAAGTGCGCAGCTACAGGAGTTTGTTAAGTTCTTTGACAAACAAATCGAAACGGGGCCCCCCGTCATGGAGGCCCTCAGGAACGCAGATATCTTCTACGAGATGCAGTACAAGGAGGTCAAGATTGTTGCTAAT GCCTACCAGACGTTCGCCAACCGGGTGTCCCATCTGAAGCGTAAACTGGACGCCCTGAAGGCCAACTTGCCAGACCTGGACGAGTCACCCATCCCCTCACCCTCTGCAGACGCACCGTCTCCAACCGGATCGGAGTCCCCTTTTCGTGGTCTGGAAATGGCCCATCCCGATTCAGACCTCGATGGCTGCGCAATGGATGACGAGGCAGAGCCGCCGGCCCCGAGCCCGCTGTCCTCACCGGGAGGATCCCCCAAACGCACGGCGACTCTCGGCCAGAGTGACAACCGGGAAGTTGAAGACATGGAGCTCTCTGAGGAAGAAATTGATGGCGGTGGAATTATAG TTGAGGAGCAGAGTGAATGCCGCACCAACCCAAAGATGTCCACTTCAAAAACAGAGACATCAGTGGCAATAGAGCAGCTTGTCATACAGGTCACAGCCCCTGTAGCGCCCCCTGCACCGGCTCCTGTAGCGGCTCCTGTAGCGGCTCCTGTAGCGGCTCCTGTAGCGGCTCCTGTAGCGGCTCCTGTAGCAGCTCCTGTAGCAGCCCCTGTAGTGGCTTCTGTAGCGGTTCCTGTAGCGGCTCCTGCCGCATCAGTGGAAAGTGTAGACTTGGGTAAAATTGGCTCCATCCTCAACAGTTTGAACTCAGTCATGAAGAACACAG GACCATCAGTTGAGAGTCCTCCTGCAGCTGCCCCATCTGGTTCCTCATTGAAGACTACACCTGCTGTCTCTGTGGCCTCTCAGGATGCCAGTTCACTGGTTAACCTCCTCTCAAAGGTGGACGTGAGTCCTGCAGACCTCATCGGAGCTCTCTCCAAAGTCCAAG GCATCACTTCTCTTCTGAAAAGCCCCACTGCAAATGTCCCCTCAGACTCCTCCAGAACAGGCAAgattcctccttctccctcatctACAGCTGCATCAGCAGTACCCTCTCAGAGCCggtctctctcctctgttgcACCTGAGCTTTCTTCACACAGCTCCCCTGCTCCGCAGAGTACACGCTCTCAAGCCCCCTCCCAGACTTCCAACCCAGCCTCCGCCCTGGTCCAAGCTCTGCATAGAGAAATGGATTTGACAACGGACCCAGAACCGTCCCTGTCTTCAAAGAGTTTAGAGTCTAAAATCCACAACTTCCTGCAGGGCAACCCCGCTTTTAATGCATTTGGCATAGGCCTTTCTAAGAACCCAGTGCCGGGAGGAGATAACCTCAGCCCAGTAACTGGGACAGACACCCAGGGTGGGACTCCAGTGCGGGATGAGGGCGGAGGCACCCCAACTCAAGATGAGATCATGGACAAGCATGTGGCGGTCCCATTCACTTCCAACACACATCAGTCATCGGTTGGAGAAACTCTTAAAACGGCCCCTACTGCATACCAGAACAGCAGTCAGCAGAGCTGCAACAATCCCCAACCGCCAGCTCACTTGCAGCCAGACGGGGCTCAGAATGGGCAGGTCTACCAGCCGTACCAATATGGCAAACACAATATGTCAGAGCATGGCATTACCGTACCTGTTGCACATTACCAGCAGCTTTCTGCCCAAACCGGAGGGCCAATGCCTGGAGAAGGAGCCCCAGGCAGTGCCAGTGGCTCACAGACAATGGAAGACTTTCAAAGGGTGGGTGAAAGGGGTTGGTATGGTGACGCTAACCCAGAGGGGAACTCTCAGCAGCCCAGAGGCTACAATGTGACAGCGCCTGGAGGGGCTGGAGAAAACAACAGGTCAGGACTTTATCCATACCAAGCGGATCATTTTCAGGAACCTCAAGAGTTTCCCTCCCAGCAGGGTGCCATTACATCCCCTGATTTCTTCAGAAGCACCCTCCCTCCTGTCCCCAagttccctccccctcctcgtgTCTTTGACGGGCCTCCTCCCGCGACCAGCAGTATGATGATGATGCCGccgaagcagcagcagcagcagccggggCCTAGCgcaggcagaggcagaggcGAGGGGGCCGGGACCAGAGGTGACAGTGTCATCAGTGGGATGGTGGTCCACGACCATCAACACAAATCCATATTTCATCCCGACGATTCGCTGTATGATTGTGAGCGGCCTCACCCTGAGGATTTCCCTCCTCACCCAGACGACTTGCGTTACCAGGACGAGCTCCGTCACCGTGATGGCCTTTTCTTTCCAGACGAGGCTTACCACCACCCGGACGATCCATATTACGGACCAGGCAACCCGCCGCACCACTTCCCCAGAGGTCGAGGGCGCCTCACTCCCCCTCACTCCCCCTCAGAGGAGCCTTACTACAACCCCGACTACCAGCGGCACAGCCCCCCTCCTCCGCACTACGCTCCAAGGAGACCACCACCACATTTTGAAATCCATCATCCTGGTCTACGGCCTCCACATCGGCCTCCCCTCCCGGCACACCACCCACACCCCAGAGGACCCCCCCGAGCACCATTTCCTCGGTTCCACGGCCCCAATCCAAGGTTGAGAGGCAAACGTCCAGGTCCAAGAGGAGGCGGAAACCCTGGTCCAATGTTCCCGCCGAAAAGACCCTTTCCACCCCCACGGTACTGA
- the scamp3 gene encoding secretory carrier-associated membrane protein 3 isoform X2: MSAPTEAPRDPAVTQHSSNTGYATLDLYNPFDNTTGPPPPYEATSPSAPSVPAQTPPSRTTPTEPRNYGSYTSQTAVNATTAELLRKQEELEKKARELERRERELESHSLGPGASRQNNWPPLPSFCPVGPCFYQDINVEITQRFQRTVTFMYYFWMLCTCALLFNLISSLAMFCVDPSGGVGLGLAILWALLFAPCSFICWYRPVYKAFRSDSSFNFFVFFFVFFAQVVVSVIMTIGIPGWGFSGWIVSLAALKTSVPVGAIMMMNAVLFTAQAAMGVVMLKKVHSLYRQTDASFQKAQAEFATGVMSNQAVRQAATSAATSAATSAAQGAFTAPR; encoded by the exons ATGAGTGCACCAACAGAAGCCCCTCGG GACCCTGCAGTGACTCAACACAGCAGCAACACAGGATACGCCACCCTGGACCTGTACAACCCTTTTGATAATACTACTGGG cctcctcctccatatGAAGccacctctccctctgctccatCTGTGCCTGCACAGACCCCACCCAGTAGGACAACACCCACTGAGCCTCGCAACTATGGCTCCTATACCTCGCAG ACTGCGGTGAATGCCACCACAGCAGAGCTCTTGaggaagcaggaggagctggagaagaaaGCTCGGGAgctggagagaagagagagggagctcGAGTCACACAGCCTGGGTCCGGGAGCCT CCCGTCAGAATAACTGGCCCCCGTTGCCTTCATTCTGCCCGGTGGGCCCCTGCTTCTACCAGGACATCAATGTGGAGATCACTCAGCGCTTCCAGCGCACCGTCACCTTCATGTACTACTTCTGGATGT TATGCACTTGTGCGCTGCTCTTCAACCTCATCTCCTCCCTGGCCATGTTCTGTGTGGACCCCTCGGGTGGTGTCGGCCTGGGCCTAGCCATCCTGTGGGCCCTCCTCTTCGCCCCCTGCTCCTTCATCTGCTGGTACCGTCCTGTGTACAAAGCCTTCAG GAGTGACAGCTCCTTCaatttctttgtcttcttctttgttttctttgcccAAGTGGTCGTCTCCGTCATCATGACCATTGGTATCCCTGGGTGGGGTTTCAG CGGGTGGATCGTGAGCCTGGCTGCTCTGAAGACCAGCGTCCCCGTCGGTGCGATCATGATGATGAATGCCGTCCTCTTCACTGCCCAAGCCGCCATGGGGGTTGTCATGCTGAAGAAG GTCCACAGCCTGTACAGGCAGACCGATGCCAGCTTTCAGAAGGCCCAGGCCGAGTTCGCCACCGGAGTCATGTCCAATCAGGCCGTACGACAGGCCGCCACCAGCGCAGCCACCAGTGCTGCCACCAGCGCTGCCCAGGGGGCCTTCACTGCTCCTCGATAG